A region of Streptomyces paludis DNA encodes the following proteins:
- a CDS encoding jacalin-like lectin translates to MRTPPRTPLRRLAGVLVAGALALGALATSAAPGTAAPAVAAAADSGTFNVLTYNIAGLPLGLGQSNPATNTPLIGQRLGPYDVINVQEDFNYHAALYANDTHPYRTATSGGAAFGDGLNTLSNYPFEDFERVRWSNCTGTDCLTPKGFTLARMRLAEGVFVDLYNVHTNADTTDAALAARRANIVQLSRFIQANSASNAVIVMGDTNTRYTRTGDNIRTLLTENGLTDAWVQLVRGGVAPALGGDALVCDTAAPAQDCEVVDKVLYRGGPLVKLSATGHTNDWRKFLDSAGKHLSDHYPHTTSFTWTLPADRRASDFFGGPHGTAFNDAAALPAAPRPRTLTLRGGSRLDAVGITLDGGTVLGHGGTGGTASSLTLGAAEHLTSVTLSRGQKDGRTRIFSAVFRTDAGRSLSSGTATSDTVTYTAPTGWQISGFTGRSGDEIDKLGLVYTPK, encoded by the coding sequence ATGCGAACCCCTCCGCGTACCCCCCTCCGAAGACTCGCCGGTGTCCTGGTCGCCGGCGCGCTCGCGCTCGGCGCGCTCGCCACCTCGGCGGCGCCCGGCACAGCGGCCCCCGCCGTCGCGGCCGCCGCGGACTCCGGCACCTTCAACGTCCTCACGTACAACATCGCCGGGCTGCCCCTCGGGCTCGGGCAGAGCAATCCCGCCACCAACACCCCGCTCATCGGTCAGCGGCTGGGTCCCTACGACGTCATCAACGTGCAGGAGGACTTCAACTACCACGCGGCGCTGTACGCGAACGACACGCACCCCTACCGCACCGCCACCAGCGGGGGTGCCGCGTTCGGCGACGGCCTCAACACACTGTCCAACTATCCGTTCGAGGACTTCGAGCGGGTGCGCTGGAGCAACTGCACCGGTACGGACTGTCTGACGCCCAAGGGGTTCACCCTCGCCCGGATGCGGCTGGCCGAGGGGGTGTTCGTCGACCTGTACAACGTGCACACCAACGCCGACACCACCGACGCGGCGCTCGCCGCCCGGCGCGCCAACATCGTCCAGCTCTCCCGGTTCATCCAGGCCAACAGCGCCTCGAACGCGGTGATCGTGATGGGTGACACCAACACGCGCTACACCCGCACCGGTGACAACATCCGTACGCTCCTCACGGAGAACGGACTCACCGACGCCTGGGTCCAGTTGGTGCGCGGCGGGGTGGCCCCGGCGCTCGGCGGCGACGCGCTGGTCTGTGACACGGCGGCGCCCGCCCAGGACTGCGAGGTGGTGGACAAGGTCCTCTACCGCGGTGGTCCGCTGGTGAAGCTGTCGGCGACGGGCCACACCAACGACTGGCGGAAGTTCCTCGACTCCGCCGGCAAGCACCTGTCCGACCACTACCCGCACACCACCTCCTTCACCTGGACCCTGCCCGCCGACCGGCGCGCCTCCGACTTCTTCGGCGGCCCGCACGGCACCGCGTTCAACGACGCCGCCGCGCTGCCCGCCGCGCCCCGGCCCCGTACCCTCACCCTGCGCGGCGGATCGCGTCTCGACGCGGTCGGTATCACGCTCGACGGCGGTACGGTCCTGGGCCACGGCGGCACCGGGGGCACCGCCTCCTCCCTCACGCTCGGTGCCGCGGAGCATCTGACGTCGGTCACCCTGAGCCGGGGGCAGAAGGACGGCCGGACCCGGATCTTCTCCGCCGTGTTCCGTACGGACGCGGGCCGGTCGCTGTCGTCCGGGACGGCGACCTCGGACACCGTGACGTACACGGCGCCGACCGGCTGGCAGATCAGCGGCTTCACCGGGCGGTCCGGTGACGAGATCGACAAGCTCGGCCTCGTGTACACACCGAAGTAG
- a CDS encoding class II aldolase/adducin family protein, with amino-acid sequence MSDARAELVAAGAALSAAGLSPGTSGNLSVRVGGRIYMTPTGARLEALDPEALAVLDADAPLDAGHTAGPAPSKEFPLHRAFYRRDPATRAVVHLHSAHAAACSCLPPWSRRSALAPLTPYFVMRVGQTPLIPYAAPGDPEQARQLELLDFPFHAALLQNHGPITAGDTLARAVDAAVELEEVSRLTLLLKDTGPRVLTTEEAGALARRYGTVWEPVAGR; translated from the coding sequence ATGAGCGACGCACGCGCCGAACTCGTCGCGGCCGGAGCCGCGTTGTCGGCGGCCGGACTGAGCCCGGGAACGTCCGGCAATCTCAGTGTGCGTGTCGGCGGCCGGATCTACATGACGCCCACCGGGGCCCGGCTGGAGGCGCTCGACCCCGAGGCGCTGGCCGTACTGGACGCGGACGCGCCCCTGGACGCGGGGCACACGGCCGGGCCCGCGCCGTCCAAGGAGTTCCCGCTGCACCGGGCCTTCTACCGCCGCGATCCCGCGACCCGGGCGGTCGTCCATCTGCACAGCGCGCACGCCGCGGCCTGCTCCTGTCTGCCGCCCTGGTCGCGCCGGAGCGCGCTGGCCCCGCTCACACCGTATTTCGTGATGCGGGTCGGCCAGACACCGCTGATACCGTACGCGGCCCCCGGCGATCCGGAGCAGGCGCGCCAACTGGAGCTGCTGGACTTCCCGTTCCACGCCGCGCTGCTCCAGAACCACGGTCCCATCACGGCGGGTGACACCCTCGCGCGCGCCGTGGACGCCGCCGTCGAGCTGGAGGAGGTGTCGCGCCTCACCCTGCTGCTGAAGGACACGGGTCCCCGGGTGCTCACCACCGAGGAGGCGGGGGCGCTCGCCCGGCGCTACGGCACGGTCTGGGAGCCGGTGGCGGGCCGGTAA
- the otnK gene encoding 3-oxo-tetronate kinase, producing MHGAQTAVRWGAIADDFTGATDLATNWVARGVRTTVTLGVPTPGELAALAGDGGGGDAVVIALKSRTAPVAEAVGESLAALAALRALGCERIYDKYCSTFDSTPRGNIGPVADALMAELGTGLAVVVPSFPATGRTVYRGHLFVGDQLLGDSPMRHHPLTPMTDASLVRLLAPQTAHPVTTVGLDVVRGDPRALRAALDGAGGEGPRYAVVDAIDNGDLARIAAATADHPLVTGGSGLALGLPARGAPATGAMPVIPGHRAVLAGSASAATRGQIDAARSALPSRLLDLAALRADPAAEVARLTEWARAQWADAPGTPVLVHSAGAPEDIERRTPEGQRPAAELVEEALAGCAVAFAGAGARQFVVAGGETSGSVVRALGVRRLELGPALAPGVSWAMGPDAGGTRYNLALKSGNFGERSLFTSAWKELG from the coding sequence GTGCACGGAGCACAGACAGCAGTCCGATGGGGCGCGATCGCCGACGACTTCACGGGCGCCACGGATCTCGCGACGAACTGGGTGGCCAGAGGGGTACGGACCACCGTGACCCTCGGTGTGCCCACGCCCGGGGAGCTGGCCGCGCTCGCCGGGGACGGCGGCGGCGGGGACGCCGTGGTGATCGCGCTCAAGTCCCGTACGGCGCCGGTCGCCGAGGCCGTCGGGGAGAGCCTGGCCGCGCTCGCGGCCCTGCGCGCCCTGGGCTGTGAGCGGATCTACGACAAGTACTGCTCGACGTTCGACTCCACCCCGCGCGGGAACATCGGCCCGGTCGCCGACGCGCTGATGGCGGAGCTGGGCACCGGGCTCGCGGTGGTGGTGCCGTCGTTCCCCGCGACCGGCCGCACCGTCTACCGCGGCCATCTGTTCGTGGGCGACCAGTTGCTCGGCGACAGCCCGATGCGCCACCATCCGCTGACCCCGATGACCGACGCGAGCCTGGTCCGGCTGCTCGCGCCGCAGACCGCGCACCCGGTGACCACCGTCGGTCTCGACGTGGTACGGGGTGACCCGCGCGCGCTGCGGGCGGCGCTGGACGGCGCCGGGGGCGAGGGGCCGCGCTACGCCGTGGTGGACGCCATCGACAACGGCGACCTCGCCCGGATCGCCGCGGCGACCGCGGACCACCCGCTGGTCACCGGCGGCTCCGGGCTCGCGCTCGGGCTGCCCGCGCGCGGCGCGCCCGCGACCGGGGCGATGCCCGTGATCCCCGGACACCGCGCGGTGCTGGCCGGCAGCGCGTCGGCGGCCACCCGCGGTCAGATCGACGCCGCCCGCTCCGCCCTGCCCAGCCGCCTGCTGGACCTGGCCGCCCTGCGCGCCGATCCCGCCGCCGAGGTCGCCCGGCTCACGGAGTGGGCCCGCGCCCAGTGGGCCGACGCGCCGGGCACCCCGGTCCTCGTCCACTCCGCCGGGGCGCCGGAGGACATCGAGCGGCGGACGCCGGAAGGGCAGCGGCCCGCCGCCGAGCTGGTCGAGGAGGCCCTCGCCGGCTGCGCCGTCGCCTTCGCCGGGGCGGGCGCCCGGCAGTTCGTCGTGGCGGGCGGCGAGACCTCGGGCAGTGTGGTGCGCGCGCTCGGTGTGCGCCGTCTCGAACTGGGCCCGGCGCTGGCCCCCGGCGTCTCCTGGGCCATGGGTCCGGATGCCGGCGGCACCCGCTACAACCTCGCCCTGAAGTCCGGGAACTTCGGCGAGCGGTCCCTCTTCACCAGCGCCTGGAAGGAACTCGGATGA
- a CDS encoding homoserine dehydrogenase, producing the protein MNTDTPGDPLTARPVTYALTGAGGGFARTLLAQSLLMPDLHPAVLCDLDPAAVIALCTELGYDPATLALVSDPDGLRAAHAAGHTAVVPGTALLADAAYDILVEATGSPATGFRAARDALTGGHHVAMVSKEVDSVAGVALDRLARRHGVVYTPAAGDQPANLIEWYDRLRTLGLEIVAIGKSGEYDLVFDPATGEVRQLGQTLSAPALAELLTLGDDVPATLAARARAVAPLKRAAAADYCEMAVVAAGTGLVPDREDLHYPVARVAELADVYALREHGGVLDRPGAVDVFSVLRLPEEASFAGGVFAVVRTHDPVTWRTLAEKGHVVSRDGRYACLYLPYHLMGVETPLTLLAAVRDGVAAGAAAPARHAVLAGRAARGLAAGSVLAMGGHHHEIDGVDPVLLPASEAPSDTAPFYLAAHARLVRDVPAGALITLADLDGYDTDLLAAWTAG; encoded by the coding sequence ATGAACACCGACACACCGGGCGATCCGCTCACGGCGCGCCCCGTGACCTACGCGCTCACCGGTGCGGGCGGCGGCTTCGCACGCACCCTGCTCGCCCAGTCGCTGCTGATGCCGGACCTCCACCCGGCGGTGCTCTGCGATCTGGACCCCGCCGCGGTCATCGCCCTCTGCACCGAGCTGGGGTACGACCCGGCCACCCTGGCCCTCGTCTCGGACCCGGACGGACTGCGGGCGGCCCACGCCGCCGGGCACACCGCCGTCGTCCCCGGCACCGCGCTGCTGGCCGACGCCGCGTACGACATCCTCGTCGAGGCCACCGGCAGCCCCGCCACCGGCTTCCGGGCCGCCCGGGACGCCCTCACGGGCGGCCACCACGTGGCGATGGTCAGCAAGGAGGTCGACTCCGTCGCCGGAGTGGCGCTCGACCGGCTCGCCCGCCGGCACGGCGTCGTCTACACCCCCGCCGCCGGCGACCAGCCCGCCAACCTCATCGAGTGGTACGACCGGCTCCGCACCCTTGGCCTGGAGATCGTCGCCATCGGCAAGTCGGGCGAGTACGACCTCGTCTTCGACCCGGCCACCGGCGAGGTCCGCCAGCTCGGCCAGACCCTGAGCGCCCCCGCGCTCGCGGAGCTGCTGACACTCGGCGACGATGTGCCCGCCACCCTCGCCGCCCGCGCCCGGGCCGTCGCCCCGCTCAAGCGCGCGGCCGCCGCCGACTACTGCGAGATGGCCGTCGTCGCCGCCGGCACCGGCCTCGTACCCGACCGTGAGGATCTGCACTACCCCGTCGCCCGGGTCGCGGAACTCGCCGACGTCTACGCCCTGCGCGAGCACGGCGGCGTACTCGACCGGCCCGGAGCCGTCGATGTCTTCAGTGTGCTGCGGCTGCCGGAGGAGGCCAGTTTCGCCGGCGGTGTGTTCGCCGTGGTCCGCACCCACGACCCGGTGACCTGGCGCACCCTCGCCGAGAAGGGCCATGTCGTCAGCCGGGACGGCCGTTACGCTTGCCTCTATCTGCCCTACCACCTGATGGGCGTGGAGACACCGCTCACCCTCCTCGCCGCCGTCCGCGACGGGGTCGCGGCGGGAGCGGCGGCACCGGCCCGGCACGCGGTGCTCGCCGGACGCGCGGCCCGCGGCCTGGCGGCGGGATCCGTCCTCGCCATGGGCGGCCACCACCACGAGATCGACGGAGTGGACCCCGTCCTGCTGCCCGCCTCCGAGGCCCCCTCGGACACCGCGCCGTTCTACCTGGCCGCGCACGCCCGGCTCGTCCGGGACGTCCCCGCCGGCGCGCTGATCACCCTGGCCGACCTCGACGGATACGACACCGACCTGCTGGCCGCCTGGACGGCTGGCTGA
- a CDS encoding GntP family permease, whose translation MSDAYTLLAFGGAIVALVLLIAKFKVHPVATLFVIVTTLGLVLGLGGAKTLKLVTEGFGSTMSNVGLLIIFGCVLGKMLELSGAALRITEEALRWFSGRKIPWAIALASAVVGIPLIADTVVLMLIPVVSAIAMRSGMSMMRLGPILYIGAYVMTSLLPPGPGPLAASALLGVDLGQAMLYGALVGIPGIIVATLYLLTIKTYVAPKPEYVDHLTAVPAGATTTTGGTGGSSDAGGTDGTGGTESKDTGGTGTGTVTSGTGTITGSTERMPSLALSLIPIFTPIVLIMLDSYAVDMVGETSRLGGVLRFLGAPLMALFIGCLTALPLFGREWRAKSTLNDLFEAGLKLAALPLALTGVGGALALIIRDTKVADGAADMIRDMGLSPIIVPFLVAAAICTITGSNILGVMTAAAIMEPLMEGLGISALAVYLACGTGAQIMKHANSSGFWVTTTLSNMTVGQGIRSIGVASAVSGVTGFAILYVLYAMGLV comes from the coding sequence ATGTCCGACGCCTACACGCTTCTCGCGTTCGGCGGAGCGATCGTCGCGCTGGTCCTGCTGATCGCCAAATTCAAGGTCCACCCCGTCGCCACCCTGTTCGTGATCGTCACCACCCTCGGGCTGGTCCTCGGCCTGGGCGGCGCGAAGACGCTCAAACTGGTCACCGAGGGCTTCGGCTCCACCATGTCGAACGTCGGGCTGCTGATCATCTTCGGCTGTGTGCTCGGCAAGATGCTGGAGCTGAGCGGCGCCGCGCTGCGCATCACCGAGGAGGCGCTGCGCTGGTTCTCCGGCCGGAAGATCCCCTGGGCGATCGCCCTCGCCTCCGCCGTCGTCGGCATCCCGCTGATCGCCGACACCGTGGTCCTGATGCTGATCCCGGTGGTCTCCGCCATCGCGATGCGCAGCGGCATGTCGATGATGCGGCTCGGCCCGATCCTCTACATCGGCGCCTATGTGATGACCTCCCTGCTCCCGCCCGGCCCCGGCCCGCTGGCCGCCTCCGCGCTCCTGGGCGTGGACCTCGGACAGGCGATGCTCTACGGCGCGCTCGTCGGCATCCCGGGCATCATCGTCGCCACCCTCTACCTGCTGACCATCAAGACGTACGTGGCGCCGAAGCCCGAGTACGTGGACCACCTGACCGCGGTCCCCGCCGGAGCCACCACCACCACCGGCGGTACGGGCGGCAGCAGCGACGCGGGCGGTACGGACGGTACGGGCGGTACGGAGAGCAAGGACACCGGCGGTACGGGCACCGGCACGGTCACCAGCGGTACCGGCACCATCACCGGCAGCACGGAGCGCATGCCGAGCCTCGCCCTGTCCCTCATACCGATCTTCACTCCGATCGTCCTCATCATGCTCGACTCCTACGCCGTGGACATGGTCGGCGAGACCTCCCGGCTGGGCGGGGTGCTGCGGTTCCTCGGCGCGCCCCTGATGGCGCTCTTCATCGGCTGTCTCACCGCCCTGCCGCTCTTCGGCCGCGAGTGGCGCGCCAAGAGCACCCTCAACGACCTCTTCGAGGCCGGACTGAAGCTGGCGGCCCTGCCGCTCGCCCTCACCGGGGTCGGCGGCGCGCTGGCGCTGATCATCCGTGACACCAAGGTCGCCGACGGCGCCGCCGACATGATCCGGGACATGGGACTGTCGCCGATCATCGTCCCGTTCCTGGTGGCCGCGGCGATCTGCACGATCACCGGCTCCAACATCCTCGGTGTGATGACCGCGGCCGCGATCATGGAACCGCTGATGGAGGGGCTCGGTATCTCCGCCCTCGCCGTCTACCTGGCCTGCGGCACCGGCGCCCAGATCATGAAGCACGCGAACTCGTCGGGCTTCTGGGTGACCACGACCCTGTCCAACATGACGGTGGGACAGGGCATCCGGTCCATCGGGGTCGCCTCCGCCGTCTCCGGGGTGACCGGGTTCGCGATCCTGTACGTCCTGTACGCGATGGGCCTGGTCTGA
- a CDS encoding DeoR/GlpR family DNA-binding transcription regulator: protein MTTDETPLIPDQRRELLVKLLRGHSVLSVHQLTEMLGVSHMTVRRDIAALEAQGRALSVPGGVRIAGQQLHHEPSRVDKSLMDQPAKVAIAREAGELLQDHTTVYLDAGTTCQALVPHLVRRQGMTVVTNDFTTAGALMGIPDIEVIHTGGRVEPANRSTVGRLAALTLQQLALDLAFISTSSWDLRRGVTTPSAPKVEVKQAAMAGASRSVLLAGSAKYDTFGMYRVAALTAFDTVITDDGLARTAREALLAGGVDVRAAGTGEE, encoded by the coding sequence GTGACCACCGACGAGACCCCCCTCATCCCGGACCAGCGCCGGGAGCTGCTGGTCAAGCTGTTGCGGGGACACTCGGTACTCAGCGTCCACCAGCTCACCGAGATGCTGGGCGTCTCCCATATGACCGTACGGCGCGACATCGCCGCGCTCGAAGCGCAGGGCCGCGCGCTCTCGGTGCCCGGCGGCGTACGGATCGCTGGCCAGCAGCTCCACCACGAGCCCAGCCGGGTCGACAAGTCGCTGATGGACCAGCCCGCCAAGGTGGCCATCGCCCGGGAGGCCGGGGAACTGCTCCAGGACCACACCACGGTCTATCTGGACGCCGGGACCACCTGCCAGGCCCTGGTGCCGCATCTGGTGCGGCGCCAGGGCATGACCGTGGTGACCAATGACTTCACCACCGCGGGCGCGCTGATGGGCATCCCGGACATCGAGGTGATCCACACCGGCGGGCGCGTCGAGCCGGCCAACCGCTCGACGGTGGGCCGGCTCGCCGCGCTGACCCTTCAGCAGCTCGCCCTGGACCTCGCCTTCATCTCCACCAGCTCCTGGGACCTGCGGCGCGGTGTGACAACGCCGTCGGCGCCCAAGGTGGAGGTCAAACAGGCGGCGATGGCCGGTGCCTCCCGGTCGGTGCTGCTGGCGGGCAGCGCCAAGTACGACACCTTCGGTATGTACCGGGTCGCCGCCCTGACCGCCTTCGACACCGTCATCACCGACGACGGCCTCGCCCGGACCGCCCGCGAGGCGCTGCTCGCCGGGGGTGTCGATGTGAGAGCGGCCGGTACCGGGGAGGAGTAG
- a CDS encoding PQQ-dependent sugar dehydrogenase, with product MKMFLLALLLPLALVTPMAAAHDGPHGGSGSTPSTGQLPRDDRFQKVLLEGTGLTQPMRISVAPDGRVVYIERDGRVKVWDPGTKSSVTAGTVPVRVVGELGLVGLALAPDFAKSGHIYLHFSRPDWNTSYVSRVARFTLSKGNVLDLNSATTVIDIPHPQGVGGGHSAGDLLMTKRGVLFIATGDNTNCCASRGFPGTDERPGQANGDAQRTSANTNDLNGKILRIVPKKKGGYSVPKGNLFPEKADRHNKTRPEIYAMGFRNPFTLGDYDEKTGALWMADYGPDAIQPDPQRGPAGHVRLFLMKGAGNYGWPYCTMDNQPYNDWNYVDDKPGPWFSCDKPVNDSPNNTGLVNLPPIKPATVYYTYDKQQYFPQLYGGGAMAGPVYHYDRKNPSATKFPQWFDGRRFLYDWTTDWVQTTAFDKKLTKPQDMRAFLPDMDFSKPMDMEFGPDGSLYVLDYGNGWGSSNDDSGLYRIDYTEGNRAPEAVPDANRDSGPLPLTVDFDASGSSDPDGDALTYAWDFDGDGTTDATAAQASYTYRTAGSFQPRLTVTDSGGRSSTAHLSVVAGNTRPVVTLTAPADGGFSEFGADIPFKVEVTDPEDGTVDCTRVKVTYQLGHNQHGHPMAEATPDANCEGVLVPGRDAEHGPGAYVFHIVRADYTDGGGPGGAPALTGTHDIVLHPAQYSASTYPRGQGVGLYTGQLFVPDSGNWFMFPRINVAGINRLSMEFATRMAGADVTVRAGSPDGPVVASFENLPHTGSTSLSQRVYRTFTAAVNDPGGVHDLYFVGTWPAGVQPELFVRTFTFG from the coding sequence ATGAAGATGTTCCTCCTCGCCCTGCTCCTTCCGCTCGCACTGGTGACGCCGATGGCCGCGGCGCACGACGGGCCTCACGGTGGTTCGGGGAGTACGCCGTCCACGGGCCAACTCCCCCGGGACGACCGGTTCCAGAAGGTTCTGCTCGAAGGTACGGGGCTGACCCAGCCGATGCGGATCAGCGTCGCCCCGGACGGCCGGGTCGTGTACATCGAGCGCGACGGCCGGGTCAAGGTCTGGGATCCGGGGACGAAGTCCTCGGTGACGGCCGGCACGGTCCCGGTCCGGGTCGTGGGCGAACTGGGTCTTGTCGGACTGGCGCTGGCCCCGGACTTCGCCAAGTCCGGCCATATCTATCTGCACTTCTCCCGTCCCGACTGGAACACGTCGTACGTGTCCCGGGTGGCCCGCTTCACGCTGAGCAAGGGGAATGTCCTCGATCTCAACTCCGCCACGACGGTCATCGACATCCCGCACCCGCAGGGGGTGGGCGGCGGTCACAGCGCGGGCGATCTGCTGATGACCAAGCGCGGTGTGCTGTTCATCGCGACCGGCGACAACACCAACTGCTGTGCCTCACGCGGCTTTCCCGGCACGGACGAACGGCCGGGGCAGGCGAACGGCGATGCCCAGCGCACCTCCGCCAACACCAACGACCTCAACGGCAAGATTCTGCGGATCGTGCCGAAGAAGAAAGGCGGTTACAGCGTCCCCAAGGGAAACCTCTTCCCCGAGAAGGCGGACCGCCACAACAAGACCCGCCCCGAGATCTACGCCATGGGCTTCCGCAATCCCTTCACACTGGGGGACTACGACGAGAAGACCGGCGCGCTCTGGATGGCCGACTACGGTCCGGACGCGATTCAGCCGGATCCCCAGCGCGGCCCGGCCGGACATGTCCGCCTCTTCCTGATGAAGGGCGCGGGCAACTACGGCTGGCCCTACTGCACGATGGACAACCAGCCCTACAACGACTGGAATTACGTCGACGACAAGCCCGGCCCCTGGTTCAGCTGCGACAAGCCCGTCAACGACTCGCCGAACAACACCGGGCTGGTCAACCTGCCCCCGATCAAGCCGGCGACCGTCTACTACACGTACGACAAGCAGCAGTACTTCCCGCAGCTCTACGGCGGCGGCGCGATGGCGGGGCCGGTCTACCACTACGACCGGAAGAACCCCTCCGCGACCAAGTTCCCGCAGTGGTTCGACGGCCGGCGCTTCCTGTACGACTGGACGACCGACTGGGTGCAGACCACGGCCTTCGACAAGAAACTGACGAAGCCTCAGGACATGCGGGCCTTCCTGCCGGACATGGACTTCAGCAAGCCGATGGACATGGAGTTCGGTCCTGACGGCTCCCTGTACGTGCTGGACTACGGCAACGGCTGGGGTTCGAGCAACGACGACTCCGGTCTCTACCGGATCGACTACACCGAGGGCAATCGCGCGCCCGAGGCCGTACCGGACGCGAACAGGGATTCCGGGCCGCTTCCCCTCACCGTGGACTTCGACGCGTCCGGGTCGAGCGACCCGGACGGCGACGCGCTGACGTACGCGTGGGACTTCGACGGTGACGGCACCACGGACGCGACCGCGGCGCAAGCGTCGTACACCTACCGCACCGCCGGGTCCTTCCAGCCCCGGCTGACCGTCACGGACAGCGGTGGCAGGTCCTCGACCGCCCATCTGTCCGTCGTGGCGGGCAACACACGTCCCGTTGTCACCCTCACCGCGCCGGCGGACGGGGGCTTCTCGGAATTCGGCGCGGACATTCCCTTCAAGGTCGAGGTCACCGACCCCGAGGACGGCACCGTCGACTGCACCCGGGTGAAGGTCACCTACCAGCTCGGGCACAACCAGCACGGCCACCCCATGGCCGAGGCCACGCCCGACGCGAACTGCGAAGGGGTCCTCGTTCCCGGCCGGGACGCCGAACACGGGCCCGGTGCATATGTGTTCCACATCGTCCGGGCCGACTACACCGACGGGGGCGGGCCGGGCGGCGCCCCGGCCCTGACCGGCACGCACGACATCGTGCTGCATCCGGCCCAGTACAGCGCGAGCACCTATCCGCGCGGGCAGGGCGTCGGTCTCTACACCGGCCAGCTCTTCGTGCCCGACTCGGGCAACTGGTTCATGTTCCCGCGGATCAATGTCGCAGGCATCAACCGGCTCTCCATGGAGTTCGCCACCCGGATGGCCGGAGCGGACGTCACCGTTCGCGCCGGCTCGCCCGACGGCCCGGTGGTGGCGTCGTTCGAGAACCTGCCGCACACCGGCTCCACCTCCCTCTCCCAACGGGTCTACCGGACCTTCACGGCGGCCGTGAACGACCCCGGCGGAGTCCATGACCTGTACTTCGTCGGCACCTGGCCCGCCGGAGTCCAGCCCGAGCTGTTCGTACGGACCTTCACCTTCGGGTGA
- a CDS encoding TetR/AcrR family transcriptional regulator — translation MTEHLMPDGRRPANHGPRAAARNRAALVSAAREIYAEFGLDAPLSAIARRAGVGQGVLYRHFPDRAAVATAVLEENVRQVEQAAEAEGATIADVLGVLTWHLTESAAFIGLLHVDGAGGRSGVLAHALVLSERVERALRGHLTDRHRLGAGNDLMIAVAMVSGAVTGSTREERRHRALAAWRLLGVEVGPVRPLDPLRAVPAWPGTPPGAAP, via the coding sequence GTGACGGAGCACCTCATGCCGGACGGGCGGCGGCCCGCGAACCACGGACCCAGGGCCGCGGCCCGTAACCGGGCGGCTCTGGTCAGCGCCGCCCGGGAGATCTACGCCGAGTTCGGACTGGACGCCCCGCTCTCCGCGATCGCGCGCCGGGCCGGGGTCGGCCAGGGCGTGCTGTACCGGCACTTTCCCGACCGGGCCGCCGTGGCGACCGCCGTGCTGGAGGAGAACGTGCGCCAGGTCGAGCAGGCGGCCGAGGCCGAGGGCGCGACCATCGCCGATGTGCTCGGCGTGCTGACCTGGCATCTGACGGAGTCGGCGGCCTTCATCGGTCTGCTGCACGTCGACGGGGCGGGCGGCCGCTCCGGCGTTCTCGCGCACGCCCTGGTCCTGTCCGAGCGGGTGGAGCGCGCCCTGCGGGGGCATCTGACGGACCGTCATCGACTGGGCGCCGGGAACGATCTCATGATCGCCGTCGCGATGGTCTCCGGCGCCGTCACCGGATCCACGCGCGAGGAGCGCCGGCACCGGGCGCTGGCCGCGTGGCGGCTGCTCGGCGTCGAGGTGGGACCGGTACGGCCGTTAGATCCGCTCCGTGCGGTCCCCGCCTGGCCCGGGACACCTCCCGGCGCGGCGCCGTAG